The Streptomyces sp. NBC_00483 genome contains the following window.
AGCTGCTCGAAGCCGGGCATCTCGTCGACGGCGGGGGTGGTCTCGGGCGTCGCCGCGTTGTTGGCGATCAGCAGCAGCGTGCGGTCCGCCGGGGCGAACAGGTCGGCGTCGAGGGCCGCGGCGAGCGTCGCGGCGCCGTACAGGGTCGAGGCCAGCAGGATGCGGGTCGTCATGCCGTGACCTCCGCGCTGACCGGGCGGCGGCGGAGCCGGCGCAGGCGGGTGGCCCGCTGGGTGTCCATCGAGTCGAGCGCGTCGTCGAGCACCCGCTGCGGCATGCGCTTGAGCGCGGCCGCGCTGAGCGACTTCAATGTGCGGGCCACGGGAGGTTCGAACCTTTCGATGGATCCCAAGTGGTGGGAAATGATGGCGCAGTACGTACGCACGGCCTTCGGGAGAAGCAGCTCGGCATCCCGGTCCTGGGCTGTTTCCCGGACGACCTGGTCGAATGCCCGGATGAAATCGAGCTGCCGTACGTCACCGATCTGAGTGAGCGACGACGAGACGCCACGGCGATAGAAAACGCCCAAAGTGGAGACCGCCGCAAAGGATTTCGCCTCGCGGTGCAGCCGCCAGATCCACGGCCGGTCCTCCGCCGTGCGCAGCCCGTCCGTGAAGTGCAGCAGCCCCTCGTCGGCGAGCCGCCGGTGGTACATGCCGGCCCACGCGTACGCGTAGTCGA
Protein-coding sequences here:
- a CDS encoding glycosyltransferase family 2 protein, translated to MVKLSVIVPFYNVQQYAPDTLRSLRANARDDFEFILVDDCSKDETPDILARAERELPGAVVVRHERNGGLATARNTGLDRARGEYLAFLDGDDWLAPGYYAQLLAAMEGLGCDFVRTDHVQCTARARSVHRFPHGLRDVVMDPRAAILPADRSTGVDYAYAWAGMYHRRLADEGLLHFTDGLRTAEDRPWIWRLHREAKSFAAVSTLGVFYRRGVSSSLTQIGDVRQLDFIRAFDQVVRETAQDRDAELLLPKAVRTYCAIISHHLGSIERFEPPVARTLKSLSAAALKRMPQRVLDDALDSMDTQRATRLRRLRRRPVSAEVTA